One region of Zingiber officinale cultivar Zhangliang chromosome 7B, Zo_v1.1, whole genome shotgun sequence genomic DNA includes:
- the LOC122005403 gene encoding subtilisin-like protease SBT5.6 isoform X2, translating to MSKFVQRKKNNMKFPLLLLLLPPLFLLILSCSALSDQQRKVYVVYLGEHKGLKTSEEILDDHHSLLLSVKNSKEEALDSVVYSYKHTINGFAALLTEEEARKLSKMEGVVSAFPSEGRLSPHTTRSWQFIMQEEGFKIFDSTDWVQKPKKDVIIGMLDSGIWPESESFSDRGMSRSPKHWRGICQEGDAFNSSHCNMKVIGARFYVKAYEAYHGALNRSTAFRSPRDNDGHGTHTASTVAGRAVAGVSALGGFARGTASGGAPFARLAVYKVCWPIPGPNPNLENTCFDADMLAAFDDAVADGVDVVSVSIGAVGAPAHFANDGIAIGALHAARRGIVVSCSAGNSGPMLSTVTNLAPWMITVAASSIDRAFDSPVLLGNGVSIMGQTVTPYTLKSSVSYPLIFAGDAVVPGTPANVSGQCLPNSLDAKKVKGKIVTCLRGAGLRVAKGLEVKRAGGAAIILGNSVPNGNEIPVDAHVLAGTAISSDGAIALLEYINSSSNPTAKIAPARTVLQVSPAPVIAGFSSRGPNRIAPNLLKPDVAAPGLNILAAWSGSSSPTKLEDDRRRVKYNIYSGTSMACPHVSAVAALLKSIHPKWSEAAIRSAIMTTATSEDSLGNPLTDASGQIAGPLVYGSGHIRPEHALDPGLVYDASYEDYLLFACANAGAASLDPAFRCPTNTNEYPFALNYPSIAVGTLYAPVTIKRTVTNVGNGSALYRVSVVEPKDVAVEVVPTVLKFKKIRQKKRFTVTLSARGRFNVDYEEGSYTCDTSCRVIANLKPAKLWIFSLLQYFLFLFKVAKIP from the exons ATGTCAAAATTCgttcaaagaaagaaaaataatatgaaatttccacttcttcttcttcttcttcctcctctcttcctcctcatcctctcctgctctgcTTTGTCTGATCAGCAACGCAAG GTTTATGTCGTTTATCTAGGAGAGCACAAAGGGCTCAAAACCAGTGAAGAAATCTTGGACGACCATCATTCCCTGCTCCTCTCCGTGAAGAACAG TAAAGAGGAGGCCTTGGATTCCGTAGTGTACAGCTACAAGCACACCATCAATGGCTTTGCTGCATTGCTCACTGAAGAGGAAGCCAGGAAACTATCCA AGATGGAAGGGGTGGTTTCTGCCTTTCCTAGCGAAGGCAGGCTCTCCCCACACACAACCAGGTCATGGCAGTTCATAATGCAGGAAGAAGGGTTCAAAATTTTCGACAGTACTGACTGGGTGCAAAAGCCTAAAAAGGATGTCATTATTGGCATGCTGGATTCAG GTATATGGCCAGAGTCTGAGAGCTTCAGTGATAGAGGAATGAGTCGTTCTCCAAAACACTGGAGAGGAATCTGCCAAGAAGGAGATGCATTCAACTCTTCTCACTGCAATAT GAAGGTCATTGGAGCTCGGTTCTACGTGAAGGCGTACGAGGCGTACCACGGCGCGCTAAACCGCAGCACCGCCTTCCGCTCCCCCCGCGACAACGACGGCCACGGCACCCACACGGCTTCTACTGTCGCCGGCCGCGCCGTGGCCGGGGTCTCCGCCCTTGGCGGCTTCGCCCGCGGCACCGCCTCCGGAGGCGCCCCCTTCGCCCGCCTCGCAGTCTACAAGGTCTGCTGGCCCATCCCGGGCCCCAACCCCAACCTTGAGAACACCTGCTTCGACGCCGACATGCTCGCCGCCTTCGACGACGCCGTCGCGGACGGCGTCGACGTGGTCAGCGTCTCCATCGGCGCCGTCGGGGCCCCGGCCCACTTCGCCAACGACGGCATCGCCATCGGCGCGCTCCACGCCGCGCGCCGCGGCATCGTGGTATCCTGCAGCGCCGGAAACAGCGGCCCGATGCTGTCCACCGTCACCAACCTCGCGCCATGGATGATCACCGTCGCCGCCAGCAGCATCGACCGCGCCTTCGATTCGCCGGTGCTCCTCGGCAACGGCGTCTCTATCATG GGCCAAACTGTGACGCCGTATACATTGAAGTCTTCAGTTTCTTACCCTTTAATCTTCGCCGGCGACGCCGTGGTACCGGGCACTCCGGCCAATGTTTCCGG GCAATGCCTGCCAAATTCTCTGGACGCCAAAAAGGTTAAAGGAAAGATCGTGACGTGCCTGAGGGGGGCAGGTCTCCGGGTGGCCAAAGGACTGGAGGTCAAGAGGGCCGGCGGCGCCGCCATCATACTCGGCAACTCCGTCCCCAACGGCAACGAGATCCCCGTCGACGCCCACGTCCTCGCCGGCACCGCCATCTCCTCCGACGGCGCAATCGCCCTCCTCGAATACATCAACAGCAGCTCCAACCCGACCGCCAAGATCGCCCCGGCTCGGACCGTCTTGCAGGTGTCGCCGGCGCCCGTCATCGCCGGCTTCTCCTCCCGCGGCCCCAACCGGATCGCGCCCAACCTTCTCAAG CCTGATGTAGCTGCGCCAGGGTTGAACATCCTTGCGGCATGGAGCGGGTCATCTTCTCCGACGAAGCTCGAGGATGATCGTCGGCGCGTCAAGTACAACATCTACTCGGGTACCTCGATGGCATGCCCCCACGTTTCCGCCGTCGCCGCCCTTCTCAAGTCCATCCACCCTAAGTGGAGCGAAGCCGCCATCAGATCCGCCATCATGACCACCG CCACTTCCGAGGATAGCCTAGGCAACCCGTTGACCGATGCATCGGGCCAAATAGCGGGCCCATTGGTTTATGGGTCGGGCCACATCCGTCCTGAGCACGCGTTAGATCCGGGTTTGGTGTACGATGCCTCCTACGAGGATTATCTTCTCTTCGCCTGCGCCAATGCCGGGGCTGCTTCGCTAGACCCCGCCTTCCGCTGCCCGACGAACACAAATGAATATCCCTTTGCTCTCAACTACCCGTCCATCGCCGTCGGGACTCTGTATGCGCCGGTGACGATCAAGCGAACGGTGACCAACGTGGGCAACGGCTCGGCCCTCTACCGCGTTTCGGTCGTGGAGCCCAAAGACGTCGCCGTGGAAGTCGTCCCGACAGTGTTGAAGTTCAAAAAGATCAGACAGAAGAAGCGATTCACCGTTACCCTCTCAGCGAGGGGGCGATTCAACGTCGATTATGAGGAAGGCTCTTATACTTG TGATACGTCGTGTCGTGTGATTGCGAATCTGAAACCAGCGAAGCTTTGGATCTTTTCACTTCTCCAATATTTTCT ATTTTTATTCAAAGTTGCTAAGATTCCGTGA
- the LOC122004194 gene encoding MADS-box transcription factor 32-like yields MGRGRTEIKRIENPNQRQSTFYKRRDGLFKKARELSVLCDADLLLLLFSSSGKLYQYHSPSVPSAKELIERYELATQTKIWRDYIVDRNAEIVKVEQLCDALEKQLRFMKVDEGQEYSLPDLSNVEHSLEMGISKVRVEMERKIGGQMNKLESMINLYVDDVFTIFKVRDRQQERYGLCDKIDGTKAAIHLGLSVETSKI; encoded by the exons ATGGGGAGAGGGAGAACGGAGATAAAGAGGATCGAGAACCCCAACCAGAGGCAGTCCACTTTCTATAAAAGAAGGGATGGCCTGTTCAAGAAAGCAAGGGAGCTCTCTGTCCTCTGCGACGccgacctcctcctcctcctcttttccTCTTCCGGCAAGCTCTATCAGTATCACTCCCCCTCTGTTCCCAG TGCCAAGGAGCTGATAGAAAGGTATGAGTTGGCTACCCAAACAAAGATTTGGAGAGACTATATCGTG GACCGCAATGCGGAGATTGTGAAGGTGGAGCAACTGTGTGACGCTTTAGAAAAGCAACTCAG GTTCATGAAGGTCGACGAGGGACAAGAGTACTCTCTGCCTGATTTGAGTAATGTGGAGCACAGCTTGGAGATGGGCATCAGCAAGGTTCGAGTTGAGATGGAGAGGAAAATAGGAGGGCAGATGAACAAGCTGGAAAGCATG atTAACCTTTATGTTGATGATGTTTTCACCATTTTTAAGGTAAGAGATCGGCAACAAGAAAGATACGGACTCTGTGATAAG ATTGATGGTACAAAAGCTGCCATCCATTTGGGATTGTCAGTGGAAACTAGTAAAATTTAG
- the LOC122005406 gene encoding GDSL esterase/lipase At5g45670-like, with the protein MAHAGELTGKAPMAVAVAVAVLLLVLELPAKADPQVPCYFIFGDSLVDNGNNNDMGSLAVANYPPYGIDFDGPSGRFTNGLTTVDVIARLLGFNDLIPPYATTRGRALLSGANFASAAAGIREETGRQLGGRIPFGGQLQNYQSAVQEMVSILGDEDSAANYLSKCIFSVGMGSNDYLNNYFMPAFYNTGQQYTPEQFADQLIQQYSQQLRTLYNYGARKVALIGVGQVGCSPNELAQHSPNGVTCVEEINSAIKIFNGKLINLVDQFNTMDGAHFIYINGYGIFEDIIKNAGSYGLTVTNRGCCGVGRNNGQITCLPYQSPCSNRKEYLFFDAFHPTEAGNVIVGRRSYKAGSPSDAYPMDISHLVRV; encoded by the exons ATGGCACACGCGGGCGAGCTGACGGGCAAAGCACCAATGGCGGTGGCGGTGGCAGTGGCGGTGTTGCTGTTGGTCTTGGAGTTGCCGGCGAAGGCAGACCCGCAAGTGCCGTGCTACTTCATCTTCGGCGACTCGCTCGTCGACAATGGCAATAACAACGATATGGGGTCGCTGGCGGTCGCCAACTACCCGCCATACGGCATCGACTTCGATGGTCCAAGCGGACGGTTCACCAATGGCTTGACCACCGTCGACGTTATCG CTCGACTTCTGGGATTTAACGACTTAATACCGCCCTACGCAACCACAAGAGGCCGAGCGCTCCTCTCCGGCGCCAATTTCGCTTCCGCGGCTGCTGGAATCAGAGAAGAAACCGGCCGGCAACTG GGTGGCAGAATACCATTTGGTGGGCAATTGCAGAACTACCAATCAGCAGTGCAGGAAATGGTGAGCATTCTGGGAGACGAGGACTCTGCAGCCAATTACCTGAGCAAGTGCATCTTCTCCGTTGGCATGGGAAGCAATGACTACCTCAACAACTACTTCATGCCGGCCTTCTACAACACCGGCCAGCAGTACACTCCTGAGCAATTTGCCGATCAGCTCATCCAACAGTATTCTCAACAGCTAAGG ACTCTGTACAACTATGGAGCGAGAAAGGTGGCGTTGATAGGAGTTGGCCAGGTCGGGTGCTCCCCCAACGAGCTGGCTCAGCACAGCCCCAATGGAGTCACCTGCGTCGAGGAGATCAACAGCGCCATCAAAATCTTCAATGGGAAGCTGATCAACTTGGTGGACCAATTCAACACCATGGACGGAGCACATTTCATCTATATCAATGGCTATGGAATCtttgaggacattatcaaaaATGCTGGATCTTACG GTTTGACTGTTACGAACAGGGGCTGTTGTGGGGTGGGGAGGAACAATGGGCAGATTACATGTCTGCCTTACCAATCACCATGCTCAAACAGGAAGGAGTACTTGTTCTTTGATGCCTTCCATCCAACGGAAGCTGGGAATGTCATCGTTGGAAGGAGATCTTATAAAGCTGGATCACCTTCTGATGCATACCCTATGGACATCAGTCACCTTGTACGAGTATGA
- the LOC122005408 gene encoding uncharacterized protein LOC122005408: MAAPCRPLAVSLLHLVILLPSSPVSEGLYLGQWRTLVSLSHSLLSRVSNARAARGDLAGAERARRIADKLRLLGGSGGGIWSLGWDFAWNYAWRGVGIPTAEVSRAAARLMEALAEASRIESGAERARWALRNYRELVGLADPLFKSLLRTFSRSGPLREMVLILQKEAAEGELLKDCLEIGAADLEGLLRIAKDLLFSSSSNLSEAEL, translated from the exons ATGGCGGCGCCGTGTCGTCCTCTCGCCGTCTCCCTCCTCCACCTCGTCATCCTCCTGCCCTCCTCTCCAGTTTCCGAAGGCCTCTATCTAGGGCAGTGGAGGACGCTCGTCTCCCTCTCCCATTCACTCCTCAGCCGCGTCTCTAACGCTCGCGCCGCGCGGGGCGATCTCGCTGGCGCCGAACGCGCTCGTAGGATTGCTGACAAACTCCGGCTCTTAGGAGGTTCTGGAGGAGGTATCTGGTCGTTGGGATGGGACTTCGCCTGGAACTACGCTTGGCGAGGCGTAGGGATCCCGACGGCTGAGGTCTCCCGCGCCGCTGCACGGCTGATGGAGGCTCTGGCAGAGGCGAGCAGGATTGAGTCTGGAGCCGAGAGGGCGAGGTGGGCGCTTCGCAATTATCGGGAGCTCGTCGGACTTGCTGACCCTTTGTTCAAAAGCCTACTTCGAACCTTCTCCAGATCA GGGCCATTGAGGGAGATGGTCTTGATACTGCAGAAGGAGGCTGCGGAGGGGGAGCTTCTGAAGGATTGTTTGGAAATTGGTGCTGCAGATCTCGAAGGCTTACTTCGAATAGCCAAGGATCTtctgttctcctcctcctccaattTGAGTGAAGCAGAGCTTTAG
- the LOC122005404 gene encoding VQ motif-containing protein 4-like: METIMDDIKSTKPAISGDTISFLYRQAPTASSRLSVFDLRSSVVFSLNFTNRAAMFDRSNGVAATGATPASWPLSLPPKPSSCATFIQADAASFKQVVQMLTGSTTGPASAKNPAIRLRKPTFKLYERRGSLKNQNSPSVSWRNTPEILHPSLTLSPVTPLIADPFERSPQPAGADSPAGVAVAEGGFSLHHSPAKGNPPRLLPLFPVTSPPRVPSA; encoded by the coding sequence ATGGAGACGATCATGGATGACATAAAGTCCACTAAGCCGGCAATCAGTGGAGACACCATCAGTTTCCTTTATCGCCAAGCTCCAACTGCATCCTCGCGTCTCTCTGTTTTTGACTTGAGGTCCTCAGTTGTCTTCTCGCTTAATTTCACAAACAGAGCAGCCATGTTTGATAGAAGCAATGGAGTGGCAGCGACCGGAGCAACGCCCGCCTCTTGGCCTTTATCTCTGCCTCCCAAACCCAGTTCATGTGCCACCTTCATCCAGGCCGACGCTGCTTCCTTCAAGCAAGTAGTCCAGATGCTCACTGGCTCCACCACCGGGCCGGCTTCGGCCAAGAACCCGGCCATCCGACTCAGGAAGCCTACTTTCAAGCTCTACGAGCGCCGCGGCAGCCTCAAGAACCAAAATTCTCCGTCTGTTTCGTGGAGGAACACGCCGGAGATCCTCCATCCGTCGTTGACTCTTAGCCCCGTCACGCCGCTGATCGCCGATCCTTTCGAGCGGTCGCCGCAGCCTGCAGGCGCTGATTCGCCCGCAGGAGTGGCGGTAGCCGAGGGGGGGTTCTCCTTGCACCATTCACCGGCGAAGGGGAATCCACCACGGCTGCTCCCGCTGTTCCCGGTGACGTCGCCGCCGAGAGTGCCGTCTGCTTAA
- the LOC122005403 gene encoding subtilisin-like protease SBT5.6 isoform X1: protein MSKFVQRKKNNMKFPLLLLLLPPLFLLILSCSALSDQQRKVYVVYLGEHKGLKTSEEILDDHHSLLLSVKNSKEEALDSVVYSYKHTINGFAALLTEEEARKLSKMEGVVSAFPSEGRLSPHTTRSWQFIMQEEGFKIFDSTDWVQKPKKDVIIGMLDSGIWPESESFSDRGMSRSPKHWRGICQEGDAFNSSHCNMKVIGARFYVKAYEAYHGALNRSTAFRSPRDNDGHGTHTASTVAGRAVAGVSALGGFARGTASGGAPFARLAVYKVCWPIPGPNPNLENTCFDADMLAAFDDAVADGVDVVSVSIGAVGAPAHFANDGIAIGALHAARRGIVVSCSAGNSGPMLSTVTNLAPWMITVAASSIDRAFDSPVLLGNGVSIMGQTVTPYTLKSSVSYPLIFAGDAVVPGTPANVSGQCLPNSLDAKKVKGKIVTCLRGAGLRVAKGLEVKRAGGAAIILGNSVPNGNEIPVDAHVLAGTAISSDGAIALLEYINSSSNPTAKIAPARTVLQVSPAPVIAGFSSRGPNRIAPNLLKPDVAAPGLNILAAWSGSSSPTKLEDDRRRVKYNIYSGTSMACPHVSAVAALLKSIHPKWSEAAIRSAIMTTATSEDSLGNPLTDASGQIAGPLVYGSGHIRPEHALDPGLVYDASYEDYLLFACANAGAASLDPAFRCPTNTNEYPFALNYPSIAVGTLYAPVTIKRTVTNVGNGSALYRVSVVEPKDVAVEVVPTVLKFKKIRQKKRFTVTLSARGRFNVDYEEGSYTCDTSCRVIANLKPAKLWIFSLLQYFLEDFYSKLLRFRDREASGSLLALPCNGVEQTATTQSKLERVARTNHHPSFLSAINCGVEYLYTDGSLGDASFSSGQKQTIKSSTCSCL, encoded by the exons ATGTCAAAATTCgttcaaagaaagaaaaataatatgaaatttccacttcttcttcttcttcttcctcctctcttcctcctcatcctctcctgctctgcTTTGTCTGATCAGCAACGCAAG GTTTATGTCGTTTATCTAGGAGAGCACAAAGGGCTCAAAACCAGTGAAGAAATCTTGGACGACCATCATTCCCTGCTCCTCTCCGTGAAGAACAG TAAAGAGGAGGCCTTGGATTCCGTAGTGTACAGCTACAAGCACACCATCAATGGCTTTGCTGCATTGCTCACTGAAGAGGAAGCCAGGAAACTATCCA AGATGGAAGGGGTGGTTTCTGCCTTTCCTAGCGAAGGCAGGCTCTCCCCACACACAACCAGGTCATGGCAGTTCATAATGCAGGAAGAAGGGTTCAAAATTTTCGACAGTACTGACTGGGTGCAAAAGCCTAAAAAGGATGTCATTATTGGCATGCTGGATTCAG GTATATGGCCAGAGTCTGAGAGCTTCAGTGATAGAGGAATGAGTCGTTCTCCAAAACACTGGAGAGGAATCTGCCAAGAAGGAGATGCATTCAACTCTTCTCACTGCAATAT GAAGGTCATTGGAGCTCGGTTCTACGTGAAGGCGTACGAGGCGTACCACGGCGCGCTAAACCGCAGCACCGCCTTCCGCTCCCCCCGCGACAACGACGGCCACGGCACCCACACGGCTTCTACTGTCGCCGGCCGCGCCGTGGCCGGGGTCTCCGCCCTTGGCGGCTTCGCCCGCGGCACCGCCTCCGGAGGCGCCCCCTTCGCCCGCCTCGCAGTCTACAAGGTCTGCTGGCCCATCCCGGGCCCCAACCCCAACCTTGAGAACACCTGCTTCGACGCCGACATGCTCGCCGCCTTCGACGACGCCGTCGCGGACGGCGTCGACGTGGTCAGCGTCTCCATCGGCGCCGTCGGGGCCCCGGCCCACTTCGCCAACGACGGCATCGCCATCGGCGCGCTCCACGCCGCGCGCCGCGGCATCGTGGTATCCTGCAGCGCCGGAAACAGCGGCCCGATGCTGTCCACCGTCACCAACCTCGCGCCATGGATGATCACCGTCGCCGCCAGCAGCATCGACCGCGCCTTCGATTCGCCGGTGCTCCTCGGCAACGGCGTCTCTATCATG GGCCAAACTGTGACGCCGTATACATTGAAGTCTTCAGTTTCTTACCCTTTAATCTTCGCCGGCGACGCCGTGGTACCGGGCACTCCGGCCAATGTTTCCGG GCAATGCCTGCCAAATTCTCTGGACGCCAAAAAGGTTAAAGGAAAGATCGTGACGTGCCTGAGGGGGGCAGGTCTCCGGGTGGCCAAAGGACTGGAGGTCAAGAGGGCCGGCGGCGCCGCCATCATACTCGGCAACTCCGTCCCCAACGGCAACGAGATCCCCGTCGACGCCCACGTCCTCGCCGGCACCGCCATCTCCTCCGACGGCGCAATCGCCCTCCTCGAATACATCAACAGCAGCTCCAACCCGACCGCCAAGATCGCCCCGGCTCGGACCGTCTTGCAGGTGTCGCCGGCGCCCGTCATCGCCGGCTTCTCCTCCCGCGGCCCCAACCGGATCGCGCCCAACCTTCTCAAG CCTGATGTAGCTGCGCCAGGGTTGAACATCCTTGCGGCATGGAGCGGGTCATCTTCTCCGACGAAGCTCGAGGATGATCGTCGGCGCGTCAAGTACAACATCTACTCGGGTACCTCGATGGCATGCCCCCACGTTTCCGCCGTCGCCGCCCTTCTCAAGTCCATCCACCCTAAGTGGAGCGAAGCCGCCATCAGATCCGCCATCATGACCACCG CCACTTCCGAGGATAGCCTAGGCAACCCGTTGACCGATGCATCGGGCCAAATAGCGGGCCCATTGGTTTATGGGTCGGGCCACATCCGTCCTGAGCACGCGTTAGATCCGGGTTTGGTGTACGATGCCTCCTACGAGGATTATCTTCTCTTCGCCTGCGCCAATGCCGGGGCTGCTTCGCTAGACCCCGCCTTCCGCTGCCCGACGAACACAAATGAATATCCCTTTGCTCTCAACTACCCGTCCATCGCCGTCGGGACTCTGTATGCGCCGGTGACGATCAAGCGAACGGTGACCAACGTGGGCAACGGCTCGGCCCTCTACCGCGTTTCGGTCGTGGAGCCCAAAGACGTCGCCGTGGAAGTCGTCCCGACAGTGTTGAAGTTCAAAAAGATCAGACAGAAGAAGCGATTCACCGTTACCCTCTCAGCGAGGGGGCGATTCAACGTCGATTATGAGGAAGGCTCTTATACTTG TGATACGTCGTGTCGTGTGATTGCGAATCTGAAACCAGCGAAGCTTTGGATCTTTTCACTTCTCCAATATTTTCT CGAAGATTTTTATTCAAAGTTGCTAAGATTCCGTGACCGAGAAGCTTCGGGCTCGCTCCTCGCTTTACCCTGCAACGGAGTCGAGCAGACTGCGACAACACAATCCAAGCTCGAGCGTGTCGCGCGAACAAACCATCACCCATCATTTCTCTCA GCAATTAATTGCGGTGTGGAGTATCTATATACCGACGGTTCACTCGGCGATGCGTCCTTCTCCTCCGGACAAAAGCAGACCATCAAGAGCTCCACCTGCAGCTGCCTCTAA